The Alkalibacter rhizosphaerae genomic sequence AGCCGCAAGCAATTCTTCTTGGTTGCGTCGAAGATCCAATGAAGTTCCTTTGAATCCGCGAAGATAGTCAAAAATGATGTCCAAAGGGGGATAGGCAAAACTTCCTGCAAGAATGGGCAAGCCATGACGTTCCTTGCAAGTTGCTCCCAATTTTCCAAATACATCAAATTTGACTTTCCAGTGATCCAACACTTCTTTCAATGTGTCGTATATTTCATCAGGTGATTGGTTGAATTTTTCATGTTTTCGAGGGAGCATTTTATTGAACAAATAGCCCATGGGATCGTCGATAAGCTCCGGATATTCTTCTACTTTCATAGGAGTAAATTCCTTGTGTTGGACGGTTTGACCATCTTCTGAAATAAAGTGGCTTGGGCTGCCTAGTATTTTTGCCGTTTTTGCATCAAATGCCAAACCGCTGGTATAGATGCCGTCAGTATAGATGTCATCGTAAGGCTTGCTGTAAATCTCGATCTCTTTTTCCGGATTTTCGTCCAATTCTTTTACATAGCTGTTTGCGTAGGAGAATACCCACGTTTCGTAGGTGGACAAGATGGGAACCCGAATGGGTTCTTTGTGATTGACCGTTGTTTTGAACATTTCCACTCGTTCATTGTACAACTGTTCCTTGGACATGCATTTCACCAACCTTTCAAATTTCAAAGCAGACATGCTTCGTATATAGAAAGTAACATACCGCGGTATGTTTGTCAATAAAAAAATAAAAACAAGGAGTATTACAGTATTTGAAACAATTAAAGAAGTTAGAAATATGTTATAATATAGCCACATCGTATAATAACAATGGATCCAGACGAAAGGATGATCTCCAATAGAAGAGTACATGAATGACACAAAAGAAGCGCTGCTCCAGGCAGCCATGGAATTGTTTCAAAAGGATGGATACGACAAGGTAAGTATCAACGCCATCTGCAAAAGTGTGGGTGTAACAAAAGGTTCCTTTTATCATCATTACAAGTCCAAGTCTGATTTGTTGCTTAAAGATTATAAACGGGCGGAAGGTCAGTTG encodes the following:
- a CDS encoding uroporphyrinogen decarboxylase family protein; this translates as MSKEQLYNERVEMFKTTVNHKEPIRVPILSTYETWVFSYANSYVKELDENPEKEIEIYSKPYDDIYTDGIYTSGLAFDAKTAKILGSPSHFISEDGQTVQHKEFTPMKVEEYPELIDDPMGYLFNKMLPRKHEKFNQSPDEIYDTLKEVLDHWKVKFDVFGKLGATCKERHGLPILAGSFAYPPLDIIFDYLRGFKGTSLDLRRNQEELLAATHALDEFANDFLGIHPDTKELPDFPYYATMFHIPTFISNKQFEKFMLPTYMGMVDKIHRLGGKMIMFLEGNWEDKYGWLNSLPKDFAIGLIEEDDIFKAKKQIGDNITLAGGMPLELMRLSNKERCIDEAKRIIDTCAPGGGYIFATSRALLSNGDVNVENLKAVNEFVHEYGVYK